In Erigeron canadensis isolate Cc75 chromosome 1, C_canadensis_v1, whole genome shotgun sequence, a single window of DNA contains:
- the LOC122586115 gene encoding protein ROH1-like: MPPTDTHSHSHGSFLNRISIRRNQVISMDVNHDQELEELDLFQKHVTDRFMHLLPLIPITENDQSTQFEEETVMLLSIEWFRKLLDVYLCCESEFKAVLIIGRESSHFTKPPLDKLLPDHLDRTVKALDVCNAVTHGIELIRHWQRLAQIAVDALQQRPFVNQGHVRRAKRALNTLLTSMAVDDHKENSVNYVGKSAERMWSIGRRGGAGGGPPPSPVVNHNRRISASRSFSSCFSKSWSAAKQIQAMSTNLVAPRGGEPTGLALPVYIMSSVLVLVMWALVAAVPCQERAGLGAHFQLPRHLAWAVPMIGLQEKIGEEWKKKEKRGTAGLLAEIQGMEKVAQNLVDFADGFEFPMGTEKADEVAAQVAELAEICRKMEVGLGPLQLQVRELFHRMVRSRAEVLDLMDQVGKIATSVIY, encoded by the exons ATGCCACCAACAGACACCCACAGCCACAGCCACGGTTCTTTCTTAAACCGCATAAGTATCCGGCGTAACCAAGTCATATCAATGGACGTAAACCATGATCAAGAACTTGAAGAACTCGACTTATTTCAAAAACACGTAACAGACCGTTTTATGCACCTCTTACCACTTATTCCTATCACCGAAAACGATCAAAGTACACAATTTGAAGAAGAGACAGTGATGCTGTTATCCATTGAATGGTTTAGGAAACTTTTAGATGTGTATTTATGTTGTGAGTCTGAGTTTAAGGCGGTTTTGATAATAGGACGTGAGTCGTCCCATTTTACAAAACCGCCTTTAGATAAGCTGTTGCCCGATCATTTGGACCGGACTGTGAAAGCTTTGGATGTGTGCAATGCGGTGACGCATGGGATTGAGTTAATTAGGCATTGGCAAAGACTTGCTCAGATTGCTGTTGATGCGTTACAGCAACGGCCCTTTGTTAATCAAGGACATGTTAGAAGGGCTAAAAGAGCGTTGAATACGCTTTTGACTTCTATGGCTGTTGATGATCACAAGGAGAATAGTGTCAATTATGTTGGGAAATCCGCTGAACGAATGTGGTCCATTGGTCGACGTGGTGGTGCTGGTGGCGGCCCTCCTCCTTCCCCTGTGGTTAACCATAATAGGAGGATAAGTG CATCCAGGTCATTCTCTTCTTGTTTCTCGAAATCATGGTCTGCAGCTAAGCAAATCCAGGCAATGTCGACAAACCTTGTGGCGCCACGTGGGGGTGAGCCAACAGGTTTAGCACTTCCGGTTTACATAATGAGTTCAGTTTTGGTTTTGGTCATGTGGGCATTGGTTGCAGCAGTTCCATGCCAGGAACGGGCCGGGCTAGGTGCACATTTCCAGCTTCCAAGGCACCTTGCGTGGGCCGTTCCAATGATTGGATTGCAAGAGAAGATAGGAGAAGAgtggaagaagaaagaaaagagagggACTGCAGGGTTATTGGCAGAGATTCAAGGTATGGAGAAAGTGGCTCAAAATCTTGTTGACTTTGCAGACGGGTTTGAGTTCCCGATGGGGACTGAGAAAGCGGATGAAGTGGCGGCACAGGTGGCAGAGCTTGCGGAGATATGCCGGAAAATGGAGGTTGGGTTAGGGCCATTGCAGTTGCAAGTTAGGGAATTGTTTCATAGGATGGTGAGGAGCAGGGCTGAGGTGCTTGATCTCATGGATCAAGTTGGTAAAATTGCCACCTCTGTTATTTACTAA
- the LOC122585817 gene encoding uncharacterized protein LOC122585817: MYRQIFGVIGGYNAASKTTPQSTIDFKKIEGELSPDMKLEDLLAIYDQEKLKYLSSFVGQKVKVNVVLADRVSNKLIFFGRPKEKDESIERKKNLMAKLSVGDVVKCCIKKIT; encoded by the exons ATGTACAGGCAAATTTTTGGTGTTATTGGAGGCTACAATGCTGCAAGCAAAACAACTCCCCAGTCAACTATTGATTTTAAAAAGATTGAGGGTGAATTATCACCTGATATGAAACTTGAAGATCTTCTTGCAATTTATGACCAAGAAAAACTCAAATACTTGTCGTCATTCGTTGGTCAG AAAGTAAAAGTCAACGTGGTTTTGGCAGATAGAGTGTCAAACAAGCTGATATTTTTTGGAAGACCGAAAGAGAAGGATGAATCAATTGAGAGAAAGAAAAATCTCATG GCTAAGCTTAGTGTTGGAGATGTCGTGAAATGTTGCATCAAAAAGATTACTTAG